A stretch of DNA from Cellulomonas fengjieae:
CCTCAGGCCACCGCAGCCGCGCTCAGGAGCCCTCTGCGGGGCAGATCGACGGTCGCGTTCACCTCGTTGGCACACCCGGGTCAACGCGCGGCAACGGGCCAGTTCGGCACCCCTCAAGACGAGGTCGGCACTACCCCTGCGAGGTCATGGTTGTGCTGGCAGCCCGGCGGGCCGCCGCGGGGCTCAGGTGATGTCGCGCCGGAAGGTCGTCACGCGCCCGATGGCCGCAAGGCCGAGCCCGTACGCGAGCAGCACCAGGGCGCCCTGCCACCACTCCAGCACGGCCATGAGCCCGCTCTCCGAGAAGAAGCTGCCGCCCGAGACGGCCTCGCCCGCCGCGCCCGGCAGGTACGCCGCGATGTCGGCGCCCCAGCCGGTCATGGAGAGCACGACCCGCAGCACCGGCTCGACGAACTGCGTGAACGCGAGGACGACGACGATCACCGCCACCTGGTTGGTCAGGACCGACCCGAAGCCGACGCCGACGATCGCCCACAGGGCCAGGGCGAGCGCGGACAGGGCGATCGTGCGCCACGTCGAGGCCTGGTCGAGGAACGTCGGCTGGTCCAGCATGGTGAGCACCGCGGCACCGGCGCCGACGGAGGCGAGCGTCCCGACGACGCCGTACACGAGGCCCAGGGCCGCGGCCGCGACCAGCTTGGCGGAGACCAGGATCGTGCGGCGCGGCTCGGCCAGCAGGGTCGGCGTGATCGTCTGGTGCCGGAACTCGGAGGCCACCGCGAGTGCGCCGACGAGCAGGGGGAAGACGTAGCCGAACGAGACCGCGATCGTGTAGACGGACCGCACCACGGAGTCGGGGGCCAGGGCCGCCGACTCCTCGCCGGTGCCCGTGGTGGTGGTCATCGCGCCCTGCGCGATGGCCCAGCCGAGCACGGCGGCCAGGAACGCCATGTAGACGGCCATGGCGATCAGGAGGATCCACCACAGGCGGGTGGTGACGAGCTTGCGGTACTCGGTGAGCAGGGCGGCGCGCATCAGGCTGCCACCCCCGCGACCGGCGCCGAGCCGACGGAGCCGACGAGCTGCAGGAAGAGCCCTTCCAGCCCGGGATCTCGGCTGGTCAGCTCGTGCAGCTCGACTCCCGCCGCGAACGCGGCGGCACCGACCGTAGCGGCGTCGACGTCCAGCAGGTCGGCAACCCGGGGGTCGGCGGCGGCCGAACGCGTCCAGCCCGCCCTCTCGACCAGCGCCGCCAGGGCGACGGCGTCCGGGGAGACGGCCCGCACGTGCACCCGGGCCATCCCGGCCAGCTCCGCCAGCGACGAGGCGTGCGCCAACCGGCCGCGCGCGATGATGACGACGTCATCGACCGTCTGCTCGACCTCGGACAGCACGTGGCTCGAGACCAGCACCGTGCGGCCCTCGGCGGCCAGGGCGCGCAGGAAGCCGCGCAGCCAGCGGATGCCCTCAGGGTCGAGGCCGTTGGCGGGCTCGTCGAGCAGGAGGACCCGGGGGTCGCCCAGGAGCGTGGTGGCCAGCGCCAGGCGCTGGCGCATGCCGAGCGAGAACCCGCCGACCCGGCGGTTCGCCGCGGCGGACAGGCCGACGAGCTCGAGCACCTGGCCCGCGCGCGCGTCGGGGACGCCGGCCTGCGGGGTGAAGAGCCGCAGGTGGTCCAGCGCGGTGCGCCCGGGGTGGAAGCTGGCGGCCTCGAGCGCGGCGCCCACGGTCTGCAGCGGCTGGCGGATCTGGCCGTAGGACCGGCCGCCGATCGTGGCGGCACCGGAGGTCGGCCGGACCAGGCCGAGCAGCATCCGCAGCGTGGTGGTCTTGCCGGCGCCGTTCGGTCCCAGGAAGCCCGTGACCCGGCCGGGGGAGACCTGGAACGAGAGGTCGTCCACCGCGCGGACCGGGCCGAACGACTTGGACAGGTGCTCGACGAGGATGGTGCCGTCGGTTGTCATGCGCCGACCCTAGTGTTCTATGGGTAGTAGAACAATTTTCACATGCGCAACGTCTAGGCAGCGGGGAGCGTGACGCGCATCGTGCAGCCGTCCGCCGTGTCCGCGACCTCGATCCGACCGCCGTGCAGCTCCACCGCCCAGCGCACGATCGCCAGCCCCAGGCCGGTGCCGCCGGTCGAGGCCTGTCCCGTGACGGCCGGGCTGTTCCCGCGCACGAACCGTTCGAACACGTGCGGCCTCTGCTCGGGGGCGATGCCGGGACCGTGGTCGACGACGTCGATGCGGACCTGCGAACCGACGCGCGACGCCTCGAGGCGGACCTCGTCGTCCTCGGGGGAGTGCCGGACGGCGTTGTGCAGGAGGTTCGCGACCACCTGGTGCAGGCGGTCCGGGTCGGCCGGGACGACGAGGTCCGGGGGGTCGACGACCACGGGGAAGCGCAGCCGCTTGGCCGACCCGACGAGCATCGCGCCCTCCGCGGCCTCGTGGAGGAAGTCCTGCAGGCGGACGTCGGCGATCTCCAGCGGGACGTCGCCGGCCTCCAGCCGGGACAGGTCCAGCAGGTAGGTGACCAGCCGCCCCAGCCGCTCGGTCTGCGCGAGCGCGGCCTGCATCGATGCGGGGTCCGGCTCGGTCACGCCGTCGACGATGTTCTCCAGCTGCGCCTGCAGGGCGGTGACAGGCGTGCGCAGCTCGTGCGAGACGTTGGCGACGAGCTCACGCCGGAACATGTCCGCCTGCTCGAGGTCGTCGGCCATCGTGTTGAACGCGTCGGCCAGCTGACCCACCTCGTCGAGGCTCGTCGCGCGGACCCGGCGGCTGTAGTCGCCCGCCGCCATCCGCCGCGCCGCGTACGTCATCTCCCGCAGCGGCGACGTCATGCCGCGCGCCAGCAGCTGCGTGACGACCAGCGAGACGACGATGGCGATGGGGAGCGTGCGGGACGGCCCCAGGTGGTTGTACAGGCCCACCCAGGTGATGAACGCGGCGGCCGTGACGGTCGCGGCGACCAGGACGCCGAGCTTGATCTTGATCGAGCTCAGGCGGTCCAGGGGGCGCACGTCCGGCAGCCGCGCGCGGGCGAGCTCGCCCCGGGCGTGACGGGGTGCGTTCACTCGTCGTCGGGGACGCTCGGCCCCGTCTGAGCCGGCCCGTCGCTCGGCTCGAAGGCGTAGCCGACGCCGTGCACGGTGCGGATGAGATCGGGCCCCAGCTTGCGGCGCAGCGCCTTGATGTGGGAGTCGACCGTGCGCGTGCCGCTGGCGTCGACCCAGTCCCACACCTCGGCCAGCAGGCGCTCGCGGGTGAGCACCGTGCGCGGGGTCGCGGCGAGGGCGAGCAGGAGGTCGAACTCGGTGGGCGTGAGGTGCACCTCGGCGTCCCCGCGCAGCACCCGACGCTGGGCGCGGTCCACGGTGACGTCGCCGAGGACGAGCGGGGGTTCCGGCTGCTCGGCGGAGGCGAGCTCCGCGGCACGGGTGGCGCGCTCGGTGCGACGCAGCAGCGCCTTGGTCCGGGCCACGAGCTCGCGCATGGAGAACGGCTTGGTCATGTAGTCGTCCGCGCCGACGCCCAGGCCGATCAGCATGTCGGTCTCGTCGTCCCGGGCGGTGAGCATGAGGACCGGCACGGGGCGCTCCGCCTGGATCCGGCGGCACACCTCGAGGCCGTCGATGCCGGGGAGCATCACGTCCAGGACCACCACGTCCGGTCGCAGCCGCGACGCCGCGCCGACCCCGGCGAGCCCGTCGCCGACCGACTCGACCGTCCAGCCCTCGGCCGAGAGCCGCTGCACGATCGCCTGCGCGATCGCCGGCTCGTCCTCCACCACCAGGACCACCGTCCCGGCACCGCCGGGTGTCGTC
This window harbors:
- a CDS encoding ABC transporter permease, translating into MRAALLTEYRKLVTTRLWWILLIAMAVYMAFLAAVLGWAIAQGAMTTTTGTGEESAALAPDSVVRSVYTIAVSFGYVFPLLVGALAVASEFRHQTITPTLLAEPRRTILVSAKLVAAAALGLVYGVVGTLASVGAGAAVLTMLDQPTFLDQASTWRTIALSALALALWAIVGVGFGSVLTNQVAVIVVVLAFTQFVEPVLRVVLSMTGWGADIAAYLPGAAGEAVSGGSFFSESGLMAVLEWWQGALVLLAYGLGLAAIGRVTTFRRDIT
- a CDS encoding ABC transporter ATP-binding protein codes for the protein MTTDGTILVEHLSKSFGPVRAVDDLSFQVSPGRVTGFLGPNGAGKTTTLRMLLGLVRPTSGAATIGGRSYGQIRQPLQTVGAALEAASFHPGRTALDHLRLFTPQAGVPDARAGQVLELVGLSAAANRRVGGFSLGMRQRLALATTLLGDPRVLLLDEPANGLDPEGIRWLRGFLRALAAEGRTVLVSSHVLSEVEQTVDDVVIIARGRLAHASSLAELAGMARVHVRAVSPDAVALAALVERAGWTRSAAADPRVADLLDVDAATVGAAAFAAGVELHELTSRDPGLEGLFLQLVGSVGSAPVAGVAA
- a CDS encoding sensor histidine kinase — translated: MNAPRHARGELARARLPDVRPLDRLSSIKIKLGVLVAATVTAAAFITWVGLYNHLGPSRTLPIAIVVSLVVTQLLARGMTSPLREMTYAARRMAAGDYSRRVRATSLDEVGQLADAFNTMADDLEQADMFRRELVANVSHELRTPVTALQAQLENIVDGVTEPDPASMQAALAQTERLGRLVTYLLDLSRLEAGDVPLEIADVRLQDFLHEAAEGAMLVGSAKRLRFPVVVDPPDLVVPADPDRLHQVVANLLHNAVRHSPEDDEVRLEASRVGSQVRIDVVDHGPGIAPEQRPHVFERFVRGNSPAVTGQASTGGTGLGLAIVRWAVELHGGRIEVADTADGCTMRVTLPAA
- a CDS encoding response regulator transcription factor, which codes for MANVSGGSTTTPGGAGTVVLVVEDEPAIAQAIVQRLSAEGWTVESVGDGLAGVGAASRLRPDVVVLDVMLPGIDGLEVCRRIQAERPVPVLMLTARDDETDMLIGLGVGADDYMTKPFSMRELVARTKALLRRTERATRAAELASAEQPEPPLVLGDVTVDRAQRRVLRGDAEVHLTPTEFDLLLALAATPRTVLTRERLLAEVWDWVDASGTRTVDSHIKALRRKLGPDLIRTVHGVGYAFEPSDGPAQTGPSVPDDE